One window of the uncultured Fusobacterium sp. genome contains the following:
- a CDS encoding phage virion morphogenesis protein — MSIKVTDNSKLVLKGLEELKKKAVNTQSLMLQIAEDMKTKTDMRFRHSKDPNGVMWEPLKESTVSRRRKGSSKPLVDTGELRGSISSKATKDAAIVGTNKEYAAFQNFGAKKGEFGSKLVDENVREHQRRRRGRTETIRQHRRTRRVESPWGNVPGRTFIGFSKNQVKHYAALINKHLKGDK, encoded by the coding sequence ATGAGTATCAAAGTAACTGACAACTCAAAGCTAGTTTTAAAAGGGCTGGAAGAACTTAAAAAGAAAGCAGTTAACACTCAATCTCTTATGCTTCAAATAGCAGAAGATATGAAAACTAAGACTGATATGAGATTTAGGCATTCTAAAGATCCCAACGGTGTGATGTGGGAACCTCTTAAAGAAAGTACAGTGTCGAGAAGAAGAAAAGGAAGTTCAAAACCACTTGTTGATACTGGAGAACTTAGAGGAAGTATCAGTAGTAAAGCTACTAAGGATGCTGCAATCGTGGGAACTAATAAAGAATATGCAGCTTTTCAAAACTTTGGAGCTAAAAAAGGAGAGTTTGGATCTAAGTTAGTTGATGAAAATGTCAGGGAGCATCAGAGAAGGAGAAGAGGCAGAACAGAGACTATAAGGCAACACAGAAGAACTAGAAGAGTTGAAAGTCCTTGGGGAAATGTTCCTGGAAGAACTTTTATAGGTTTCTCAAAGAATCAAGTTAAACATTATGCAGCTTTAATAAATAAACATTTAAAAGGAGATAAATAG
- a CDS encoding SpoVG family protein yields MKVTDIKIRLKDEKKVKSIVEVTLDNQLIIHGIRLVQTDKAFVITMPHFKGKGDKYLDLVHPANANFRKYLTDEIVTKYQELVNKK; encoded by the coding sequence ATGAAAGTTACAGATATAAAAATCAGATTAAAAGATGAAAAAAAAGTAAAATCAATTGTTGAGGTTACACTAGATAATCAATTAATCATACACGGAATTAGACTTGTACAGACTGATAAAGCGTTTGTTATAACAATGCCTCATTTCAAAGGAAAAGGAGATAAATATTTAGACTTAGTACATCCAGCAAATGCTAATTTCAGAAAATATCTAACTGATGAAATAGTTACTAAATATCAAGAGCTAGTAAATAAAAAATAG
- a CDS encoding DUF935 family protein produces the protein MRKIDKIKKVKRELVVSAVTKLFQESSTSYNNEFDADEVKKIIKDVDINSALQKLERAVAGRKALIVSKTDENIELEKEIQNRFSGIKFNRIVNHLITARYFGYSCFEIVYNEDFTIASLIPIPFDYVNYNTRDKKWVLKVGTKEIDLNREKFLLSIHKWNPAQVTGKSIFDSCFVSFMDKEMYSNQLRGLAKQYGDVITVYPYDINSTEEEKKQLKENVDSLHGKNSIGVPVDELGTVDINKVVTFIKLSDLDPGIYTELEKREKEKLVQNILGSTLTIDNGGGTGSYSLGEVHKEGFDEVVEEICRFVSDSLFQLIEIDAKFHGYNAKEFEFSLEKVFTDTEKIEQEKQQQELNSLKLDNINKLSSAGFEVNIDYISAQLGIENSYLAKKISAGIGPEFSKKKIDELLENARAKQKEFEEMILENSDEIIKEVSKQIKKEFEKVKNLEDIEKISLNLESLKEKLILGALQGYLNEFNSQTIEFSENDLNPFKLSFTEAINWFCKKFPVLYDVIEDITKKVDEQFFYMKRSTELEVTKKLYYNLLDNLKNGGTFKTWLEMSKEVLNKSGLGDSPWYLELVYRNNMASAYNAGAFYNQQLNKKNKPYGLYDGVDDNRQSDICKALDGKVFPLDHPFWNNYLPPNHHGCRSQRIALDAEELEEYGLKVSKSITKEMRELKKEMGSFYGSQVSGMKKAIKQKEKELEEMKNQLKLEV, from the coding sequence GTGAGAAAAATAGATAAAATTAAAAAAGTTAAAAGAGAATTAGTTGTATCTGCTGTAACAAAATTATTTCAAGAATCTTCAACAAGCTATAATAATGAATTTGATGCTGATGAAGTTAAAAAGATTATAAAAGATGTTGATATTAATTCAGCATTGCAAAAACTTGAAAGAGCAGTAGCTGGAAGGAAAGCTTTAATAGTATCAAAGACAGATGAGAATATAGAGCTTGAAAAAGAAATACAAAATAGGTTCTCAGGAATTAAGTTTAACAGGATTGTAAATCATCTTATTACAGCTAGGTATTTTGGTTATAGTTGTTTTGAAATAGTTTACAATGAAGATTTTACTATAGCTTCCCTTATTCCTATTCCATTTGATTATGTAAATTACAATACTAGAGATAAAAAATGGGTGTTAAAAGTTGGAACTAAAGAAATAGATCTTAATAGAGAAAAATTCTTACTATCTATTCATAAATGGAATCCTGCTCAAGTTACAGGGAAAAGCATATTTGACAGTTGTTTTGTGTCTTTTATGGATAAAGAAATGTATTCAAATCAATTAAGAGGACTTGCTAAGCAATATGGAGATGTTATTACTGTATATCCTTATGATATCAATAGTACTGAGGAAGAAAAGAAGCAATTAAAAGAAAATGTTGATTCTCTGCATGGGAAAAACAGTATAGGAGTTCCAGTTGATGAGCTAGGAACTGTGGATATCAATAAGGTTGTAACTTTCATTAAGTTGTCGGATCTTGATCCTGGAATTTATACAGAATTGGAGAAGAGAGAGAAAGAAAAGCTAGTTCAAAACATTTTAGGATCAACATTGACTATAGACAATGGAGGGGGGACTGGATCTTATTCACTAGGTGAAGTTCACAAAGAGGGATTTGATGAGGTAGTTGAAGAAATATGCAGATTTGTTTCAGATAGCTTATTTCAACTGATCGAGATAGATGCAAAATTCCATGGTTATAATGCTAAAGAGTTTGAATTTAGCTTAGAGAAAGTATTCACGGATACTGAAAAGATAGAGCAGGAGAAGCAGCAACAAGAGCTTAATAGCTTAAAGCTTGACAACATCAACAAGCTATCAAGTGCAGGTTTTGAAGTGAATATTGACTATATATCTGCACAGTTAGGAATTGAAAATAGCTATCTAGCTAAAAAAATAAGTGCTGGGATAGGTCCTGAGTTCAGTAAAAAAAAAATAGATGAGCTGTTGGAAAATGCAAGAGCTAAGCAAAAAGAGTTTGAAGAGATGATCTTAGAAAACTCTGATGAGATTATCAAAGAAGTATCTAAGCAAATCAAAAAAGAGTTTGAAAAAGTGAAAAATCTTGAAGATATAGAGAAAATATCACTCAATTTAGAGAGTTTAAAAGAGAAATTGATTTTAGGAGCTTTACAAGGCTATTTAAACGAGTTTAATAGTCAAACGATAGAATTTTCGGAAAATGATTTAAACCCTTTTAAATTAAGTTTTACAGAGGCAATAAATTGGTTTTGTAAGAAATTTCCTGTTCTCTATGATGTGATTGAAGATATCACTAAAAAAGTTGATGAACAGTTCTTCTATATGAAGAGAAGTACAGAGTTGGAAGTCACTAAAAAGCTGTACTACAATCTTTTAGATAATTTAAAAAATGGAGGAACATTCAAAACTTGGTTAGAGATGAGTAAGGAAGTTTTAAATAAATCAGGGCTTGGGGATAGTCCTTGGTATTTGGAGCTTGTATATAGAAATAATATGGCATCTGCATATAATGCAGGAGCTTTCTATAATCAACAGCTTAACAAAAAGAACAAGCCTTACGGTCTTTATGATGGAGTAGATGATAATAGGCAGTCTGATATCTGTAAAGCTTTAGACGGAAAAGTATTCCCACTTGATCATCCTTTCTGGAATAACTACCTTCCTCCAAATCACCACGGTTGTAGAAGTCAACGTATAGCCCTTGATGCTGAGGAATTGGAAGAGTATGGATTGAAGGTAAGTAAATCTATTACTAAAGAGATGAGAGAGCTTAAAAAGGAAATGGGAAGCTTTTACGGCAGTCAAGTTTCAGGAATGAAAAAAGCTATCAAGCAAAAAGAGAAAGAGCTGGAAGAAATGAAAAATCAACTAAAACTTGAGGTTTAG
- a CDS encoding phage tail tape measure protein, with translation MIPYSNEYVLQYIAKLTTKEYTDGLEKMEDKTSESTGKINKNFDSMSSFIGKAIKSKFSLAAAAVYFANKTRLAIQDMIAFQKQLSTVNTLLKGSREELNKYADEFVNLSIKTGQAKEDIANGAYQALSSGVAKEDLIDFLETATKTAQAGLTTTETSIQTISSIMNAYKMTATEAGEIADWLLTVQNKGVTTVGELGSYLSDVTSIAAPLNIALNDVGAALAQMTQNGNSTAKSTTMLKTMLSELSKEGQKAADVFTKIAGQSFRDFIANGGDLQGALNLMEQHAKSTNKSIVDLFGSVEAGSAALNLTGLNAQKFSEKLEDMKNKSGELNTAYEIATANIKSEWDKLCNAMDSKWRSLVTWLEKPIFITLKTVRKAVDGDNSAFEDYNKNKARVAQLETEQRELLKTAKVSPTAITQINQKAKEIEKLNKQIKIVEDKMAADKARQKEIEEEKARKAEEKAAQKAKEAAIKAVEDKAKAVEAKEKQHKDNLNKVEINYLTQRRNFMKQQQNLLNMGIISKDEYDRNVKLKDQELLQQQRASNASLYREMEEFYKNLGELEKANEFKKKVIEVELQITQNTTLNAENREDLFLQAEAEKRKEYQAELLANEWEFLTQLAEMRENGSLTETQIEEFKEQRMRELELARLEREAEELQNRLTFYNSSEDYKQQAVDTLQKIEENALKREKILDKKAQKDRDLAANYKEMTMQRSYNATMQAYDMLAKGQLKSLDDFKEFAKLQLAELLYSLGNQHATWAASDLAIAVSNVVSNPPLAASKFAGAAKNAAIAAAFGVASSVVRGGDSSSGERETSRNNYDDEIDKRVENAGKESEGNVIIDVSDSQMAKVMIKQIEKELKDGYNVTLIGKKKR, from the coding sequence ATGATACCTTATTCAAATGAATATGTCTTACAGTATATTGCTAAATTGACAACTAAAGAATATACTGATGGACTTGAAAAAATGGAAGATAAAACCTCAGAAAGTACTGGAAAAATAAATAAAAATTTTGATAGTATGAGTAGTTTTATAGGAAAAGCTATCAAATCAAAGTTTTCTCTTGCTGCTGCAGCTGTTTATTTTGCTAATAAAACACGTTTAGCTATTCAAGATATGATTGCTTTTCAAAAGCAATTATCAACTGTAAATACATTGCTTAAAGGCTCTAGAGAAGAACTTAACAAGTATGCTGATGAATTTGTAAATTTATCAATTAAAACAGGTCAAGCAAAAGAAGATATAGCAAATGGAGCTTATCAAGCATTATCATCGGGAGTTGCTAAAGAAGATCTAATAGATTTCTTAGAAACTGCAACCAAGACGGCACAGGCAGGATTAACTACAACTGAAACTTCAATACAGACTATATCATCTATAATGAATGCTTATAAAATGACTGCTACAGAAGCAGGAGAGATAGCAGATTGGTTATTAACAGTGCAGAATAAAGGGGTAACAACAGTTGGAGAGCTAGGATCATATTTATCTGATGTAACTTCAATAGCTGCTCCTCTTAATATAGCTCTTAACGATGTAGGGGCTGCATTAGCTCAAATGACTCAAAACGGAAATAGTACTGCTAAGTCTACTACTATGCTAAAGACTATGTTGTCAGAACTTTCGAAAGAAGGGCAAAAGGCTGCTGATGTCTTTACTAAAATAGCAGGTCAAAGTTTTAGAGATTTCATCGCTAACGGTGGAGATCTCCAAGGAGCTTTAAATTTAATGGAACAACATGCTAAGAGTACTAATAAGTCAATAGTAGACTTGTTCGGAAGTGTTGAGGCTGGAAGTGCTGCTCTTAACTTAACAGGGTTAAATGCTCAGAAGTTTAGTGAAAAGCTTGAAGATATGAAGAACAAATCAGGAGAGTTAAATACAGCTTATGAGATAGCAACTGCTAATATCAAAAGTGAGTGGGATAAGCTATGTAATGCGATGGATTCTAAGTGGAGAAGCTTAGTAACTTGGTTAGAAAAACCTATTTTCATTACTTTAAAAACTGTTAGAAAAGCAGTAGATGGTGATAATAGTGCATTTGAAGATTATAACAAAAATAAAGCTAGAGTTGCACAGTTAGAAACTGAGCAAAGGGAACTTTTAAAAACTGCAAAAGTTAGTCCAACTGCTATTACTCAAATCAATCAAAAAGCTAAAGAAATTGAAAAACTCAACAAGCAAATAAAAATTGTTGAGGATAAAATGGCTGCTGATAAAGCTAGACAAAAAGAAATTGAAGAAGAGAAAGCTAGAAAAGCTGAAGAAAAGGCAGCACAAAAAGCTAAAGAAGCTGCAATAAAGGCAGTTGAAGATAAAGCAAAAGCTGTTGAGGCTAAGGAAAAGCAGCATAAAGATAATCTTAATAAAGTTGAGATTAATTATTTAACTCAAAGAAGAAATTTTATGAAACAACAACAAAATCTCTTAAACATGGGCATTATTTCTAAAGATGAGTATGATAGAAATGTAAAACTTAAAGATCAAGAGTTATTACAACAGCAAAGAGCATCTAATGCCTCGCTTTATAGAGAAATGGAAGAGTTTTATAAAAATCTTGGAGAACTTGAGAAAGCTAATGAGTTCAAAAAGAAAGTTATAGAAGTAGAACTCCAAATAACTCAAAATACTACTTTGAATGCTGAAAATAGAGAAGATTTATTCTTACAAGCAGAGGCTGAGAAAAGGAAAGAGTATCAAGCAGAGCTATTAGCAAATGAGTGGGAGTTCTTAACTCAACTAGCAGAAATGAGAGAGAATGGATCATTAACTGAAACTCAGATTGAAGAGTTCAAAGAGCAAAGAATGAGAGAGCTTGAATTAGCTAGGCTGGAGAGAGAAGCTGAAGAACTTCAAAATAGACTAACTTTTTATAACAGTAGTGAAGATTATAAGCAACAAGCAGTTGATACACTGCAAAAGATTGAAGAAAATGCACTGAAAAGAGAAAAAATTTTAGATAAAAAGGCACAAAAAGATAGAGATTTAGCTGCTAATTATAAAGAAATGACTATGCAACGTTCTTATAATGCTACAATGCAAGCTTATGATATGCTAGCAAAGGGTCAATTAAAATCTTTAGATGATTTTAAAGAATTTGCAAAATTACAATTAGCTGAGCTCCTATACTCATTAGGAAATCAACATGCTACTTGGGCAGCTTCTGACTTAGCTATCGCAGTTTCTAATGTAGTTTCTAATCCACCATTAGCGGCTTCTAAATTTGCAGGGGCAGCTAAAAATGCTGCAATAGCGGCAGCTTTTGGAGTAGCATCTTCAGTAGTTAGAGGTGGAGATAGTTCAAGTGGAGAAAGAGAAACTTCTAGAAATAACTATGATGATGAAATAGATAAAAGAGTTGAAAATGCTGGGAAAGAAAGTGAAGGAAATGTAATTATAGATGTTTCAGACTCACAAATGGCTAAAGTTATGATTAAACAGATAGAGAAAGAATTAAAGGATGGGTACAATGTTACTTTGATTGGAAAGAAAAAAAGGTAG